The Sparus aurata chromosome 15, fSpaAur1.1, whole genome shotgun sequence genomic interval gtgtgtgtgtgtgtgtgtgcgtctttgGCTGCTACCGACCTTGAATACGCCAGCTTGGGCAGCAGCAGATATGCGACAATGCAGAGCAAGATGAAGACGTCAGCTGTCAGGAAGTAGGCCAGAGCGCTGTCTGTCACGTCATTCGCTGCTGCCAAGTCCACTATTGATGCCACTGCGCTCAGTGTGCCTCCCATGGCCTGACCTGAGACAAAACACATGTAGAGTCAGCTCACTGAAGGTGCTAGAGCTGCTTAATGTCCCACCGTAATGACCTGTACATGTTAAATATACAGAGTAATACAGCAGACAGCTGACAGGATCTGAGGGAGGGAGTGGGATGACATGCAACAAGTTTCACAGGCCCACTCTGAACTCCGAGCCCACAAACTGTAAATTTTTTTCTACCTGCTTTTTACAATTCTGCTCTGAACAAGGTCTGTTTTTACACAGTGACGTCAAAAAGGTCGATAAACCTGTTAATCAATTGACAAATATCACATGTCACTGTAATCTTCTAACATGATACAAATATAGAAGCGAAGCAGTGAACTTTTCTCTCAGGTGTTGGGGAACTGAAATATTTTTTGCAACACCAGTGTTAACATCTCAAAACAGTACGTACATTTTGCAACAAGGTGCTCCAAAATGATCTCCACCATCTGTTCTGTAGGTGGAGCTGTCATGTACATTCAACACCTCTATAGCCTGTTTTATCCTATCCTCTAGTTGCCGGCAGCATTTTGTccatacacagacagacagaggccaTGATGACAATACCATGTCCCAAATTTAAGAACACCATTTTACAAAAGGTATTGGTACGAAggacaaagacaagttatggaCCTAAAATGAGTACTCAACCTGATATAAGTGCCTGAGAAATCCTCATGGGGAAATGCCCGCTGATGCCGAACACGCTGCCAGAGAAGAGGTTGGAGGCTCCGCTGACGACGGCCACGCTCACCAGCGTGCCGATAAAGAACTCCATCTGGCCATCGGACACGTCAACCTTCACCAGCACCGTGGTCAGCACGAACACCAGCAGGATGACAAAAAGAGACGACAGGATCCTCACGTTTGGAGACAACCTGCAGACACAAAGAAGTTCCTCAGTTCCTCATCAACGTAAGCAAAAATGAAGCAGATGATCTGTGCTGTGGAACAATTTGTGTAAAATACTGATTGTATCCACAAAAGTATGACATCATAAGATATTTACTATCAACACAAATGACAAATATAAGGGTTAAGGGAGAAAGTAACAGAAACATTCTGAGATGAACCAACAAGCAAACTGTACAATATTActatcagggttcgtacacttttttcaaggtcaaattcaagcacttttcaagcacttttaagggtcatttttaagattttccagcaccttattgctggggtgaaatacgtatctaagggaatatatatacttgtgatttttttcttcactttttatcacagttatgtacattgtatcatgctgtaaacatctaaaattatattttataatagcaaaaacttcagaaattaattatccagtctgatcccaattttgtgaaagacacagagttataatgttaagcactttcaagcacttaaactaagatccaagcacttttcagaccttgaaaacacaacattgaaattcaagcactttcaaggatttcaagcacccgtacgaaccctgtactATGCATAtagatgtgtgcatgtgtttatgtttgtttgtgtgtgtgtgtgtgtgtgtgtgtgtgtgtgtgtgtgtgtgtgtgtatcgacCTGTTAACTAGGAGATAGTTAAGTACCAGACTCAGCACAGAGGGCACCGTGGAGGAGATGGACAGATAACTTTCAAAGTAGTCCTGTGAAGAgttaaagaaagacaagaagttACTTGAATGTGTCTCGCAAGGTGTAAAGGGAAGTGAAAGAAGAGGGgagacataaaataaaaatataacttCTGTTATATTCTGTCCTTCCTTATATTTGCTATTAATTGTCAAAACtcaaataaatcataaatccCAGACTAGAAGAGAGTTTGTCCCGTCTTGCACAACAACCAGTCTTTAGTTGCACGGTTCTTACAAAAACAGGCTCATGTTGACACATTTCCTGCAGAAAGACTGTCTCTGGTAGTAAACCATCACAACAAACGGCAGGTTTACTGGGAGATCCGTACAGATTCAGACAGAACAGTTATTGAGGCTGCGAGGTTGTTGCAGTTGACGACGCAGATTACAGgagcttttttcccctctattCTGgttattgaaacaaataaatgctaCATAGTTTGGAAGAAGATCTACTTGACCACACTGACTCTTTTTACTCTCCCTTCCCCGAACAAGCCTTTGAGTGTCTCTAATTGTATAAATGTGTTACAAGTGATCTTTATCAGATGTACAAGGACACTCACATCTCTCAGAGGAGAGTCATGGTACCGTGAAATGCGCGCAGAATGGCCCTTATGTGCATCttcctgtacacacacatgcacaataaACCTAGCCGGTTGTATGTGTGGTAtccctcacactcacactgaggTCTGAATGTTGCTCCTCCTTGCCGCTGTGGTCGGTGCCGTTACTCAGTTTGTAGAGCCAGTAGTGTTTGGCCGTTATGAAGAAGTTCCAGGGCAACAGGGAGCCGATGCCCATCAGAAAGAAAATGATGTACACCAAGTTGTAAGAGTCCTTTGGACTGTAGCGCACTGCCAGAGGAACTGATGAATGTCTGGGCAGGAGCGACGCAGACGGACTCTGGTCCTCGCTCTCCTCATCCTCTGATACTTGGTGGTTGCTGAGAGCATTGGGAATATAGGAGGAGTTGAGGCTGGGCCGCACTGGCTCCGAGTCGTCCATTTTACAGGCAGAATATGGGAAAGTGAAGACTAGGGGAAAAGGGGAAGGCTGAGGCTGCAGACGAAcaagacaggaagtgttgaaAAGAGAGctgtgaaggaaaagaagaaaaatgcatgttggaaaaaaaaaaaaaaaaaaaagcaaagcatgTCATTGCACTGCATGAGCGGTGTTTGGACGATGCTTACGTTTACTTGTGCTTCTCCAGGAAGGAAGACCGTGTTTTCTGTGGAGCCATTGTCCGGAGAGATCTCTGAGCTGTAGCTGGTTGAGATCAGTCCAGTTGTCCAGATCCTGTGAAGCTGCAGTGCAAGGAGACACATTTAACCTTTGGAatcatcctccaaaaacaggcaATGACTCACCAGTTTTATTAAGTTGGTACGGAATGTGACATGAGGACTTTTCTCACGGTGCACCAACAAAATGAATGCGAGTGCTTGAATCATTACTATTTGGGTTTGGTGCTTCTGCTCTCTCCCACAGCAGGACTCAGTCTTTTGTTTGATTCAATCTCCTGACTTTTAGCAGTCACTGCAGTTTAATCTCACTTTCACCTGCAAGCCTTTCTTAAAATTTCAACCTCACATGTCACAAATAGTAGCAGAGGCACAGAGGAGCAGTCATGAGACAGgcagggttcgtacacttttttcaaggtcaaattcaagcacttttcaagcacttttaagggtcatttttaagattttccagcaccttattgctggggtgaaatacgtatctaagggaatatatatacttgtgatttttttcttcactttttatcacagttatgtacattgtatcatgctgtaaacatctaaaattatattttataatagcaaaaacttcagaaattaattatccagtctggtcccaattttgtgaaagacacagagttataatgtcaagcactttcaagcacttaaactaaaatccaagcacttttcagaccttgaaaacacaacattgaaattcaagcactttcaaggatttcaagcacccgtacgaaccctggacAGGGAGCTTAGATATGCCACTGACAGAAATAGACTTACTAACTTGCTTGCACAATGGGTTTATTACTTGAACTATTTAAGGGGGTAAAAAGAAGACGGACGTGACAGAACAAAGCTGACCTTGCATCCTTAAGCATCATGTGCATGCGTAACACTAATGAGGAACCAGTGTTCACATGATGCTTAGCcaagaaaaaacaattacacGCTTTCGAAAACCTGACACCCTGAGCAGTAACTTTGTGCCTCTGGTAACTGCGGACAGCTGGGTTTTAACCAAGTTATTGTCACTACACGCTGCTTGTTAATTGTTCATTCTGACGTGGTGTTTATGTTCAGGGTGTTCACGCCAACAGACAAGTCcaaattttgtttgtttagtcagACAGACACGTAAACTAACCTGAGAGGCTAACTTAGCTAAGTGTGTATTCCAGCAGCCTAGCTAACCCGCTCGACCCAACGCTGGGCtaagtaaataaaataacaacataCCTCACTGTCGTTTCACCGGGTGCCGCTTCCGTCCGTCCTACGAGTGTTTCACTGACACAGAAATCCATTTCACGGCGAACTTCTTTTGGTTTCTGGTCAGCTGACAGTGAGAAGCCTCCAgcctgtgagctgcagcaacaacaaGATCCGGCAACACGCTTTCAGAATACAATTGTTATATTCACAAATCTAAACCACCAGACTGACTCACAAGTCATAACTTACTTTTCGCTCAATAAAAGAGTGAttaatttatgtgtttttttataggACGAGTCCCCGCATTACCCAAGAGGTATTTTggaaaatttaaataaaatcgTGAAAGTTAATGTAACCCTCGCTATTATTCTGACACACCGGAAGTCTTGCTGAGCTTACTTGTTTCCGGTAcaattttctaaaataaaagcACGTTCTTAGAAATGTACCGgtaatgaattgaattaaaaaaataataatgtctaGTGATATCTGTCCAAATAAATCTGTtgttatcattttcattattattatcatctttaTTATAATCATAacttgctgttgttgttttcttttgctaTTTTCTACATAATATGTACATACATTTTTACTAACAATATACCATTTttgaaacacaaacaataaaagtaTTTGCTAGTCGGGTGTAATAAATGCCATAGTAACagcaataaaatgtaatttaaatgaCTCAAAATTAATTAGGGATATTGTCATATGTGATATGCATGTGCATGAAATGCAATAAAggtcaaataaacacaaaattaaaattcagacatatcacagaataaacaagcaagtgaaacactgaaatacaaCTTTTGAATAGTTGTGTTGCATTTCCTTGATCTTTTACCTTCACTTATAAATCACTACACCATCAACACACTACTGTAGCTTAGAAGTATTTGTACTtgattatgtgtttttattttttgttatgtttttgatgagaaATATATCCACaattttctcttgttgttgttgttttattcttgAAAAGATAGAAGTACACTGAATTATAAAGGTTGCTTATGGTTTAATTAAACTAATAGGCATGTAAAACTTACcttatattgtaaacattaaaggataagttcacccgcAAATTAAAACTCAGTCATCCACACACCGAAAGAAAGTCTTAAGTTTTATAGGCGACAAAATATGTCTGGATCACAACAAAAAATTTTACCCATTTTCTGaaacaactaaagtagatggagacttatgcaatgcaaaaagacaactgcaaaaaaagttctttattacatttttttgtcgGTTGTTAGCCTAATAGTTGTTTTGGTCGAGAACTCCAAATATCATCTCCTATCATACATGAAATctggaaatattgtacttgaaTCTCTTGAATTTTTACTTTATGGTCAAAACTAAGTCAAAAGATCTACATAttattctgacctttgaccttatgTCAAATCAATCCCTTCATAGGTCAGTTCATCATTGGCTTCTTCCTGATGCCTTACTCTATCACAGGTACACATttagttacatttcactgcagcaaagtGGAGAAATCTCACCTCAGAATCACatccaaaatgaataaactcCATTTACAGcattctgacctttgaccttaagTCAATTCGATTCCTTCATAGGTTAGTTCCTCATCGTCTTTGCATCTTCTTTCTGATGCCTCTCGGGTTTAAATCAgtttttgtattaaaaaaagtgAGTTACCCGTCATATTTACCAGGAGAGGGCGCCATAGGACTGCATATCTGTTAGTGTGCTGTTGCTCATCTCTGGAACGTGAAAACAACACGTGTAATAAAGAAAAGGAGACCAACAATGCTCTTAACATTCAAACATGACGCACCATGATCGTGTATTTAATCTGGTCTTTTTGCCCTCATTGACACATGAGCAGACACCACTGGACATAAACTAATCATTATCAAGTGAGTCACTATCCAGATATGGAGCCTGACAGCTGCTGAACTGCTGTTACACCCCTGCAACAACAGATCTAATTTTGCAGGACCAATCTGCACCAATTTCACActcaacaaatgttttgttttttttcgtctCCATTCCACCAAGAGGCTAAAATCAAAACCTTGAGCATACTGATTCAGCAATTATGATTCTCAGCATTAATTCAATTCccattttcccatttacttttAAGATGCACTGCGCATTGCGATGCATTGTAACGTAAACCTAGATACTGTATGTTTCAATGCATATGATCACTTTGGATTTTGTGAACTGAAGTAACTGCTGACAGCCTTTCACATTGTGTTGGCATCACATGCAGTGTGTTCCCAAGACACGTTTAACGTGCCTTCAAAATGAATATGCTCTCACTGCTAATTCGCTGATTAACAGGTGACAACAACATCCTGTGCAGAGGTAAGGGGTTGGGTTGAAGCTGCAATCTGCTTTTATATACTGCCACTTTGCGTATACAGGTTCAATTAACTCACGCACTGAAGGGTGGGATATCAGTCCTCAATTAGGAGCACATCTAATGAAACAGGTGCAAAGCATTGCCGGCCATAAAGACCATACTGCAGTGCACGCTCACCACAGATGGCTCACTGGGATATTTGTTCTCGATGTAAGAGTCTAATCTGACGAATCCCCACTCACCCTGcactcgtaaaaaaaaaagaaaaaaaaaagaaactgctcGATCTGAATGCCCAGAGTCAATCCTTGAAGACCACTATTAGTGTCTCTAAAACCTTGTTAATTTGAAGGCCGGACAACCTTCCAGTAAAAAGCTTTCAAAGCTAAATGGACCAAAAGGGAATTTTTCCAATGAGGTGTGAGGCAAAGAGGGACAGGTTGAGTCGCTCTGCATTTTCGGAGAAAATGGGGTGTaattgataaaaacacagatgcCATTTAAAGGTGATTTTAGCCCTGACGAGGGGCTCCAAGGAAGCCTGCAATTTAGTTTAAGGATTTAATGCGAGCCAATCCCACATTGTTTGGTTCTGCAATAACAACATGTAAtccaataacaacaaaacacacactgttgttaAACTAAGAAATATAATTTATTGcataaaaattatatttagttaCAGGTAAGAAGGCTAGACGTTTATTTACAATTGGTTCTTTACAGAGATAAAATAATGTCACTGAatccatttagtttttttttttcttcgtaaAAATGTCCGTCTTTTTGAACAAAGGCTAAAATCTTCTCTTTGTGGGAGCGAGGCGGAGTCCAGTCCAGCTCCAGCATAAATGATCCAACAGGTACTCAAGATAATCTGGACGAACAAACACTGTAGCCTACAGCTAGCCAGTCTTTGTAACAACATTTGAGCAAAGAAAATAGTCCTGCAGTGTTCAGGGATCCAAAGTTCTGAACGTTTGTGTTCAGATATTTCCTCGCGGGCAAAGACCTGCAGGGCACGAGTTCATGATGTCAGTCACAACTTGTTTTGTAGCCATTGCAAAGCACTTTGTTGTGTTCTCCCTAATGTGCTTTTCCAGCGTTGGTGGTTGGTGATCCGATTCTTCTGATCCAGGAGAACAGcatcatgaaaaaagaaaagctaaacCACCCTTAAAACCACTTTAAGATACAAAATCAAAACCCTGTCGATGCCCTGATCTGAAAAAATAGAATTACTCTTCCAGGAAACAAAAGAAGTCAAAatgctttgcttttcttttgtaCTTGCATAGCACTTACAAAGAGAAATGACAGATCTTAAGCGTGTGCACGCACTGAGTGCGCACACCCACCTGCCCAAATATAcccactcaacacacacacacacacacacacacacacacacacttgagttTCAGTTCATTCACACAAAACAGTGACATGACTCACTGCTGAAGAGGAGGGATACTgcctgtgttttggtttttgtggTTTCAAAGATATgaacacttttttcttttttgctttgagGAGACAAACAGACTTGATAACACACGGAACTTAAGtcatgaaaacagcatttcGATTCCCGTCGGACAAGAGCTGACAGAACAATATTGATAATGCGGATAGCTCGAGGACCCTGACCACAAAGCAGGCAGCTTAGTAAAAAGGTTAACAATATGTTGAACCAGGGGAGACATGATGAGTTACAGGGCGTCTGATGAACACATATAGGATGGATCAAAACATAATGCAGTTTTTGTTGAGGTAAATCTGATGGTCCCTTGCTGCCGAGTTGATCCaaaccatttttgaaatcttcaTCTCTGAACAGTTCCGGCAAAGCAGAACGCCTCCGGTGTATTCACCTGGACATGTGACCACCGCTAGTCATATTTCCCACatcatatttttacattttgaattaaaaataacagaTGAACGTGGTTCTGTTTCTGAGACATCCACTGTGCGCCTAACTCTGCCTAGAATCAAAAATACAGCATCTCAGTAGCCTGAACAAGCACAGATGACAGAACAGCTTCTATGTGCATGTAACAgcaatgaagtaaaaaaaaagaatccacaAATATGGATAATAACTTAAAGAGCGTTCCCCAAAGGAAACTTTTAAGGGATGACCAGAAAAGCTCTCCTGCAGTTTATTCTCAGCAGATCGGAGGAGTGTGGCAGAGCGATAGAGGAATGCGAGGAGAGATGAAAGCGAAACACCCCTGTGAGTTGGAATGATATGCCAAGGCTTTGAGGCATTTGTTGGTACAATATAAAGAGTCAGTCCGTCTAGTTATCTGCCAATTCTTAAACAAACTTCACaatcccccccccaccaccaccacaaaagAAGACGAGGCAGCTTTTTATTTCCCGCCCAGAGAGACGTGCTCGAACCCTCGAACCTCGAGGGGCTGGGTTCCTGATTTAGAGTCGGAGCAGACGGACAAGAAATCCTGGCCTGTCTGATTCGGAGGTGGTTAATGACCAGTTTGTCTGTAGCCTGAGGAGGTTGCAGACAGGTCGGCGCTGCCCGTCATTCACTGCACACGCAGGGTGACGATGGAGAAATCAAAAGCCCCTGCCATGAGGTGAGATGGTGTCACATCATGCACTTTTCATGCTGCGCGAGAAACGTGTGTAAACCCGCGTtagcttttgtgtgtttgtttgggctCGAATATATTGGATCTTTACTGTTTCTCCCAAAGCTCCGTTATTTATATACAAGAATAACACCATTCTCAATCTTT includes:
- the slc29a3 gene encoding equilibrative nucleoside transporter 3, yielding MDDSEPVRPSLNSSYIPNALSNHQVSEDEESEDQSPSASLLPRHSSVPLAVRYSPKDSYNLVYIIFFLMGIGSLLPWNFFITAKHYWLYKLSNGTDHSGKEEQHSDLSDYFESYLSISSTVPSVLSLVLNYLLVNRLSPNVRILSSLFVILLVFVLTTVLVKVDVSDGQMEFFIGTLVSVAVVSGASNLFSGSVFGISGHFPMRISQALISGQAMGGTLSAVASIVDLAAANDVTDSALAYFLTADVFILLCIVAYLLLPKLAYSRHYMQAATCTSPGVINEGGAADGAERSVSVPPLKPILRKTWVLGLSVFYVFCVSIMVFPAVSSGIQSVHKDSSSPWTTTYFVPLTSFLLYNVADFCGRQATAWLQVPGPTSRVLPVLVLCRSVMLPLFMFCNYQPRDHLHPVLFTNDVFPVVFNCLLGLSNGYLGTLPMIYGPKVVPRELAEPTGVVMSFFLTLGLAVGSALSVLIVHVI